One stretch of Leishmania braziliensis MHOM/BR/75/M2904 complete genome, chromosome 16 DNA includes these proteins:
- a CDS encoding putative tubulin tyrosine ligase — MSKAAPSAPARRTTRRLGRRALATPAATSKLPRSPLSAKQKKKAEPTELLVASDAAPAPAPEVDADPIERPPQQHLEQPADVADMAEVPLQLQRTLPPEDSDDCSDDGMDADSLSADLAGDAGNINQNRGAASRVVMPVTSLAGKRHTRVVMGPGATSGASNGSGHHHGDYTLRYRTDLDKQVIHFMFERYQQEQAHPTISAAFSSPPSIPNAGAAEGVSGRMDESPRMNRSSSAVAHEAAAASSHVRARRINVEEICVSAHGDGDEKNIGLGDWHFFWMHVRRVRHTICSSAFRWQDQQIINHFPDHAELTRKDLMYKNIKRYLRENQGDNYARLTLHTATDWTSASANATDVEGAADSSTLASAGGERGRPLRMKSFCFADSIPLTYNIPNDMSMFKEKFQRRRDTQWIVKPTSRSQGKGIFLINDVRSLQRWMGEKKEVESISSFLATGSSNRGPGAWSSVQQQQRPAFLSSMESATANSGGGGSPGSPTSPGFTTSTATFQAPTGPGSSGGALLGSYIVSRYISNPLLIGGKKFDLRLYVLVTSYKPLVAYLHEDGFARFCATRYAGSSLAQEDLGSHLTNVALQKGDEHYNTSHGGKWSIQNLFLYLQKAYGPYAAEGMMKNIQFLIYHSLKAVEPVMFNDKHSYELYGYDILIDDNIDPHLIEVNASPSMSTTTVSDRLLKEQVLTDTMKIVFPPGYPTSNKGMPYWEYRLRTDLTTQQQTGFKLLQF, encoded by the coding sequence ATGAGTAAGGCCGCACCGTCTGCACCTGCACGAAGGACTACGCGGAGGTTGGGTCGAAGGGCGTTGGCCACTCCCGCCGCAACGTCAAAATTGCCAcgttcgcctctctccgccaaacagaagaaaaaggcggaGCCTACGGAGCTCCTGGTGGCGTCGGACGCGGCCCCGGCTCCGGCGCCGGAGGTCGATGCGGATCCGATAGAGcgaccaccacagcagcacctggaGCAACCGGCAGATGTGGCGGACATGGCTGAGGTTCCTCTGCAACTCCAGCGCACGCTGCCACCGGAGGACAGTGATGACTGCAGCGACGATGGTATGGATGCCGACTCACTCTCAGCAGACCTTGCCGGCGATGCAGGCAATATCAATCAAAACCGTGGCGCCGCGTCGCGTGTGGTGATGCCGGTGACGTCGCTGGCCGGGAAGCGGCACACAAGGGTTGTCATGGGACCGGGggccaccagcggcgccagcaacggcagcggtcACCATCACGGCGACTACACCTTACGCTACCGGACGGATCTTGATAAGCAGGTGATTCACTTCATGTTCGAGCGCTACCAACAGGAGCAGGCACATCCAACGATCTCGGCAGCATTCTCGTCACCACCGTCGATCCCCAACGCCGGAGCCGCTGAAGGGGTGAGTGGGCGGATGGACGAGTCACCTCGCATGAACAGGAGCTCCAGTGCAGTGGCGCAtgaagccgctgccgcctcttcccacgtgcgtgcgcggcgCATTAATGTTGAGGAGATCTGCGTTTCTGCTCATGGTGATGGCGATGAGAAGAACATTGGTCTCGGCGACTGGCACTTCTTCTGGATGCACGTTAGACGCGTCCGCCACACGAtctgctccagcgcctttAGGTGGCAGGACCAGCAGATTATCAACCACTTTCCCGATCACGCGGAGCTGACCCGCAAGGACCTCATGTACAAGAACATCAAACGCTACTTGCGAGAGAACCAAGGGGACAACTACGCTCGTCTGACACTGCACACCGCCACGGATTGGACCTCGGCGTCGGCCAACGCCACCGACGTCGAGGGGGCTGCAGACTCCTCCACGCTCGCGTCTGCGGGCGGTGAGCGCGGGAGGCCGCTCCGCATGAAGTCGTTTTGCTTTGCCGATAGCATCCCTCTCACTTACAATATCCCGAATGACATGAGTATGTTCAAGGAGAAGTTTCAGAGACGGCGCGACACGCAGTGGATTGTGAAGCCGACATCGCGGTCGCAGGGCAAAGGCATTTTTCTCATCAACGACGTACGCTCCCTGCAGCGCTGGAtgggggagaaaaaggaggtggagagcatCAGCTCTTTCCTGGCCACTGGCTCTTCTAACCGGGGTCCTGGCGCGTGGTCGTcggttcagcagcagcagcgccctgCATTTCTGAGCAGCATGGAGTCGGCTACGGCGaacagtggcggtggcggctccCCGGGCAGCCCGACCTCTCCTGGCTTCACCACCAGCACAGCAACCTTTCAAGCCCCAACTGGCcctggcagcagtggcggtgcgctgcttgGCTCGTACATTGTCAGCCGCTACATCTCCAACCCGCTGTTGATCGGTGGCAAGAAGTTCGACCTGCGCCTGTACGTCCTCGTCACGTCCTACAAGCCTCTGGTGGCGTACCTACACGAGGACGGCTTCGCCAGGTTCTGTGCAACGCGATACGCCGGCAGCAGCCTGGCCCAGGAGGACCTTGGCTCCCACCTAACAAACGTCGCCTTGCAGAAAGGCGACGAGCATTACAACACCTCGCATGGCGGCAAGTGGTCTATCCAAAACTTGTTCCTCTATCTTCAGAAGGCCTACGGGCCGTACGCGGCGGAGGGTATGATGAAAAACATTCAATTTCTTATCTACCACTCACTCAAGGCGGTGGAACCGGTGATGTTCAACGACAAGCACTCCTACGAGCTCTACGGCTACGACATCCTCATCGACGACAACATCGATCCCCATCTGATCGAGGTAAACGCCTCGCCGTCCAtgtcgacgacgacggtgtcGGACCGGCTGCTCAAGGAGCAGGTGCTGACGGATACTATGAAGATCGTCTTTCCGCCTGGATACCCGACGAGCAATAAGGGGATGCCATACTGGGAGTACCGTCTTCGCACCGACCtcacgacgcagcagcagacaggCTTCAAGTTGCTGCAATTTTAG